In Candidatus Neomarinimicrobiota bacterium, the DNA window CCGATAGAGATAGGGAATCAGAAAGTTCTGGAATTTGAAGTGCGGGGAGTTCCGCATGAGATCGCTATATACGGGAAGGGAAATTACGACTCCACAATGGTGACCGAGACAAAAATGATCGTGGAGGGCGCGGTGGACATCTTTGATGAGATTCCTTATAAACGGTTCGTGTTTATAGTTCATCTCGGCAAATCGGGAGGCAGCGCTTTAGAACATCTGAATTCCATAACTTATATGTATGGGCGGTGGAATTTTCAGCCCGAGAGCCGCAGACAAAGATGGCGCGGATTGATGGCGCACGAGGTATTTCATATTTACAACGTAAAAAGGATTCGGGCGAGAGCGCTCGGTCCCTTCGATTACACAAAGGAGAACTATACTACTCTGCTCTGGGTCATGGAGGGCGTTACCGTATATTACAGCGGAAGGATACTCCTCAAAGTCGGTTTGCTGAGCCCGGAAAGATATCAGAGGAATATTTCATCGCTCATGAACACTGTCTCAAACAATAAAGGTGACAGATATCAGTCGGCAGCGGAGGCGTCTTTTGACGCCTGGATAAGATATTACAGGCGGAACGAGAACTCACCCAACAGGGACGTAAACTATTATAGTAAAGGAAACCTGCTCGGGCTGCTCCTCGACCTCGAGATCCGTTACTCATCGAAAAATAAGAACTCACTCGACGACGTTATGCGGCGGCTCTATACGGAGTATTATAAAAAGAAGAAAAGAGGGTTCAGCGAAGAGGAGTTCAAAAGAGAGGTGGAACGCGCCGCCGGAAAGAAACTCGACTATTTCTTTGAGAATTACGTGTACGGAACCGAGGAGATAGACTACAAAAAATATCTCTTATACGCTGGCCTCGAG includes these proteins:
- a CDS encoding M61 family metallopeptidase — translated: TIDPYEEFSVISTGLEPSRDDKNTFLLPNYDILVDSPIEIGNQKVLEFEVRGVPHEIAIYGKGNYDSTMVTETKMIVEGAVDIFDEIPYKRFVFIVHLGKSGGSALEHLNSITYMYGRWNFQPESRRQRWRGLMAHEVFHIYNVKRIRARALGPFDYTKENYTTLLWVMEGVTVYYSGRILLKVGLLSPERYQRNISSLMNTVSNNKGDRYQSAAEASFDAWIRYYRRNENSPNRDVNYYSKGNLLGLLLDLEIRYSSKNKNSLDDVMRRLYTEYYKKKKRGFSEEEFKREVERAAGKKLDYFFENYVYGTEEIDYKKYLLYAGLEVEDLSASSISESSAYLGISTRERAGRLMITRVVRDSPAWNYGLNVNDEIIALNGLRVNKSEFLSAAGRLTPGDLMTLTVARGDWLREIEVVLGKPTDKNYFLFRTEEPTELQKTVYESYFMTEWDGELED